In Ruania alkalisoli, the DNA window CTTCGGAGGCCGCGGCACCGTCTGGGGCACCCTGCTCGGCCTGATGCTCATCCAGACCTTGAACAACGGCCTGCAGATCCTCGTGATCCCCCCGTACTGGCAGGCCGTCATCAAGGGCGCCCTGATCGCGGCCGCGGTCGCCATCGACGTCTGGGCCACCAGACGCACCCGTTCCTGACCATCACCGACCCCCGCAAGAGATCCACCACCTGCAAGGAGGCACGAAGGTGCGACACCACACGAAGACAATGATGATTGCTGCCACTCTCGGCGGCGGGCTACTGCTCGCCGGCTGCGGCGCCGGCGATCCCGATGCCGGAGACGACTCGCTGCAGATCGGCGTCTCCGTCTACGACATGAGCTCGTTCATCACCCAGGGCCAGGAAGGGATGGAGGCCTACGCCGAGGCCAACGACATCGAGCTGCTGTGGAACTCCGCCGGGCTCGACGTCTCCACCCAGGCCGATCAGCTCGACCAGTACATCAACGCGGGCGTGGATGCGATCGTCGTGGTCCCCGTGCAGGCGGACTCCCTCGGTCCACAGCTCGTCGCCGCCTCAGATGCCGGCATCCCCGTGATTCCCGTGAACGCGGCCCTCGACGACACCACCAACGTCACCGCCTCGGTCCTGCCCGATGACGTGGCTGCCGGTGAGAGCGAGGCGCAGATGATGGTCGACGAGCTCGGTGGCGAGGGCAACGTCGTCATCCTGCAGGGCCCGCTCGGCCAGTCCGCCGAACTCGACCGCACCGAGGGCATCGAGAACGTGCTCGCGGAGAACCCCGGTATCGAGGTCCTCGCGATGGACACCGCGAACTGGACCCGCGACGAGGCCGTCAACCTCATGGCCAACTGGATCTCCGCCTTCGGTGAGGACATCGACGGCGTCATCGCCGAGAACGACGATATGGGCCTGGGTGCCCTCCAGGCGCTGAACGAGGCCGGAATGAGCGTGCCGATCGTCGGCATCGACGGCATCGAGGACGGCCTGGCCGCCGTCGCCGCCGGCGACTTCATCGGCACCCACCTCCAGCACGGCCGGGTCGAGCTGGGCGCCGGGCTGGCCGTGGCCGAGCGCGCCGCGAACGGTGAGGACGTCGAGGAGCTCTACACCTACGTCATGCCCACGGTGACGCCGGACAACGTCGAGGACGTGCAGGCCAACGTGGTCACCGACGTCGAGGCCTTCCTCGACCGCCTGCCCGAGCTCATCGAAGCGAACCTCGCCTCCGGCGACCTGTCGAACGAGGAGTGACCTATCGCCGTCGGGTGCCGGTTGCCGGTACCCGACGGCGCCTTTCGATCATGAGGAGAACGATGACCATCCATGACGCCGCCCTGGACGCCTGCGTTCGCGTTTCCCGCACCCTGGGCTCGGACCCCTCCCTGGTGCTGCACGGAGGCGGCAACACCTCGGTGAAGTCCACCCGCACCGACGTCACCGGCGAGAGCGTCGAGGTGGTGCTGACCAAGGGAAGCGGGTACGACCTCGCCTCGATCGTGCCGGAGGGGTTCACCCCGCTGCGCAAGGATCGGGTGCTGGCGCTCGCCGAGCTTGCCGAACTCGATGACGTGTCCCTGGTCAACGAGCTCAAGCAGGCGTCCATGGATGCCTCCGCCCCCTCCGCCTCCATCGAGGCGATCCTGCACGCGCTCATCCCGCACCGGTTCGTGCTGCACACCCACGCCGACGCGATCGTCACCCTGACCAACCAGACCGACGGCGAGCGGCTCACCGCCGAGACCTTCGGCGAGGACGTCTGGGTGCTGCCCTACGTCAAGCCCGGCTTCGCGCTCGCCCGCCAGGTGGCTGTGGCGCTCGCGGACGTGGACGTGCGCGCGCTCCGGGGCATCGTGCTGCGCAACCACGGCCTGTTCACCTTCGCCGATGATGCCGACGAGGCGCTGGCCACGCACCTGGAGCTGGTGCGCACCGCTGCCGCGGCACTGCCACAGATTCCCGACGGCGTCCCCTCGCCTGACGTCGACCCGCTCGCCCTGGCGGGGCTGCGGAAGGAGATCAGCGAGGCGGCCGGCGCGCCGATGGTGCTGCAGCGCCGCACCGGCACCGCGGTGGACGCCCTGCTGGGGCGCGCCGACCTCGGCGAGATCACCCAGCGCGGCCCGCTGACCCCCGAGCACGTCATCCACACCAAGCGGGTGCCGATGATGGGCACGGATGTGGCCGCCTATGTGGCGGGCTACCAGGCCTATGTGGATGAGCACCGCGGGCTGGTCGGTGGAGAGCTCACCCCGATCGACCCGGCGCCTCGGGTGATCCTGGACGAGACGCTGGGATTCCTCACCGCGGGCCGCACCGTGAAGGCTGCGAACGTGGCCGCGGACATCTACGAACACACGGCCGCCGGGATCCTGCGAGCGGAGGCGATGACCGGATTCCGGACCCTCTTGCCGGCCGAGGCGTTCGACATCGAGTACTGGGTGCTGGAGCAGCGCAAGCTGCGCGCCAAGGGCGACCCACCGCCGTTCGCGGGTGAGGTGGCGCTGGTGACCGGTGCCGCCTCGGGGATCGGACGCGCGTGTGCACAGGCGCTACGGGAGGCGGGGGCCGCCGTCATCGCCCTCGACCGGGACGCTGCGGTCACTGAAGCGAACGCGCCGGACTGGTACGGCATCGTGTGCGACGTTTCCGACGCCGACGCGGTGCGGGCCGCGGTGGCCGAGGGGGTGGGCCACTTCGGTGGCCTGGACATCCTGGTGCCCGCTGCCGGGGTGTTCGCTGCGAGCCATCCGATCGACGGGTTCCCGGCCGGGCCGTGGGCCACGAGCCTGGACGTGAACGTCACCGGGTTACTGACCCTGCTCGGCGCCGCGCACCCGTATCTCGCGCTCGCCCCGCGGCAGGGGCGCGTGGTCCTGGTTGGGTCGAAGAACGTGCCGGCGCCCGGTCAGGGTGCGGCGGCGTACTCGGCCTCCAAGGCTGCGGCCACCCAGCTCGCCCGGGTGGCGGCGCTGGAGTGGGCGCCGGACGGGATCCGGGTGAACACAGTGAACCCGGACGCCGTCTTCGACACCGCGCTGTGGTCGCCGGAGCTGCTGGAGCAGCGGGCTGCGAAGTACGGGATGTCGGTGGCCGACTACAAGCGGCGGAACCTGCTGCGCGCGGAGATCACCAGCGCCGACGTCGGTGACCTGGTGGCGGCGATGTGCGGCCCGCTGTTCGCCGCGACCACGGGCGCGCAGGTGCCGATCGACGGCGGCAGCGACCGGATCGTCTGAGAGGACCCTGCCCGGGCCCCCCAACAAGAAATCCCTCGTCGATCTGGTCAACCAGATCGACGAGGGATTTCCTTCGTGTGGGTCAGGACTTCGTGTCGCGGGTCTCCTCGGCGGCGTCCTTGACGTCCTCAGCTGCATCCTGCGCAGCGTCCTTGGTCTGCTCGGCAGCGTCCGTCACGGCTTCACCGGCGTCATCCGCAGCGTCCTTGGCGTCATCGGCCACGTCCTGTGCGGCGTCAGTTGCGGCGTCCTTGACCTTGGCCGCCTTCTCGGCCACGGCGCCGGCAGCGTCGGTGACTGCATCCTTGGCCGTGGCTGCGGCACCAGCGGCTGCTCCTGCGGCCTCCTCGGCGACGTGCTTGGCCTTCTCCGCGGGGGCGGGAGCGTCGTCCCAGTACTCCTCGGCCCACGGGTCATCGACCGGCTGGGTCCGCTTCCAGATCAGCACCCCGGCTCCGGCGACCGCAGCTCCGGCGAGTACCCATCCGATGGTCTTGCCGACCTTGTTGCTCTTCGTGGCCTTCTTCTCCTGGGCGGCGACGGCGTCGCTGGCGGCGTCCAGCACCGAGTTCGCCTTGCTCTGCAGGCCGTCAGCACCGGAGTTCGCAGCCTTGGCCGCGTCCTCCATCGCCTGCACCACACGGGGCAGCACCTTGTCCACGATGGCGTCGTGCGCCACGTCGACCGCGCCCTTGCTCTTCTCGGCGTACTCGGCGACCTTCGGTGCGGCGGCGGTGACTCCGGTGCGCCATGCCTTCTCCACCCGGGGCGTTGCCCACTCGACGGCGGAGTCCACACGCGGGGAGGCCCATTCCTTGGCCTTCTCCACCTGCGGGCCGGCCCACTCCTTGCCCTGGTCGGCGAGCTGACGCGCGACCTTGCCGGCCTCCTCGGCCTGAGCCCGAAGTTGTTCGGCGTTGACCTTCTCCTTGCGCGACATTTGACTCCCTAGCTCACGTCCCGCGGGCATCCACGGATTCTGGCGATGTGGTTCGGATGGTCCACCCCCTATCGTGCCACCCGGTCATGGGAAGTGCACACACTTGCGCGATCGGAGCGGGCCGGTCGCCCGGTCGATCGGTGTGTGCGGCTCGGGAGATGTCTGACCGGTCGGGATGCGAAGATGTCAGGTATGGACGCGATTCTGCATACCTCTGCCGGCGACATTACTGTCGAGCTCTTTCCCTTCCACGCCCCGAAGACGGTGAAGAACTTCACCGAGCTCGCGACGGGTGCGCGTAGCTGGACGCACCCGGAGACCGGGGCCGAGAGCAACGACCCGCTCTACGACGGCACCATCTTCCACCGTGTGATCCCGAACTTCATGATCCAGGGTGGCGACCCGCTGGGCACCGGTACCGGCGGCCCGGGCTACCGCTTCGACGATGAGATCCACCCCGAACTGCACTTCCAGGAGCCGCACGTTCTCGCCATGGCGAACGCGGGTATCCAGATGGGCCGCGGAACCAACGGCTCGCAGTTCTTCATCACCACGGCGGCCACGCCGTGGCTGCAGGGCAAGCACACCATCTTCGGCAAGGTCAAGGACCAGGCCTCGGCCGCCGTCGTGGACCAGATCGGTTCTGTCTCCACCGATCCCCGCAACGACCGCCCGGTGGAGGACATCGTGATCACCTCCATCGAGATCATCGAGTGACACTCCTTCGATGACTAGCTACCCCGCGGCCCCGGCCCCGGGGGGTGGCGGACAGGCCGGTCCTCCGGTCTGCCCACGCCACCCGGACCGGGTCTCCTATGTCACCTGCCAGCGCTGCTCGAGGCCGACCTGCCCGGAGTGCCAGCGGCCGGCGGCCGTGGGGGTGCACTGCGTCGATTGCGTGCGTGAGGCGAATCGTTCGGTGCGGCCGACGCGGACTGTGCTCGGCGGGCGGGTGAGTGCGAGCGATCGACCGGTGGTCACGATGACCATCATCGGGATCTGCGTGGCGCTGTTCCTTGCCTCGTACGTGTTGCCGATCATGCCCTTCTTCCGTCTGGACACCACCCAGGTGGCCGATGAGCCATGGCGCATGATCACCTCAGCATTCCTGCACAACGGGTGGCTGCACCTGCTGCTCAACATGTATGCCCTGTGGATCGTCGGTCCCTTCCTCGAGAACATGCTTGGGCGTTGGCGCTACGTGGCTCTCTACCTTGTGAGTGCGCTCGGGGGATCGGTGGCGGTGCTGCTGCTGACATCCGGTGCCTATGCGGTCGCCGGCGCCTCCGGTGCCGTCTTTGGCTTCTTCGGCGCGATCGCCGTGGTGCTGCGCCGCACCGGGCGGGATGCCCGGCAGATCCTCATCGTGATCGCCATCAACGTGGTCTTCGGATTCGTCGTGGCGGGCATCTCCTGGCAGGCCCACCTCGGTGGACTGGTGGTGGGGACCGCGCTCGGTGCGCTGTTCGCATACCTGCCGAAGGAGCGCCGCTCGGTTGGTGCTGTGCTCGGTGTGGCGGGGATGACGGTGCTGCTGCTCGGCGCCAGCGCCGCCCTGCTGGTCTAGTCCTGCGATCGACCGATCGTTCGCGCGAACGTCGAGCAACTCAGCGTTCGCCGGCGATGGACGTGCGGGTGCGAACTACACGCGTGTAGTTCTCCACAGGTTCACCCACAGCTGGGGAAATCACACGTGTGTAGTTCTCCACAGGTGGGTGCACAGCCTGTGGGTACGTCGCGGGCAGCTGACCCGCGCGCATCGGTGCGTCGGTGAGATCACCGGGGGCGACTGGCCGGTGATGCTTGCCGAACATCGACGGTCAAGTCACCGGGGGTGAGTTTTCGGTCGGTCCTGGGCTGATCATCGACGATGAGGTCACCCAGGGTGAATTTCTGGTCGGTCCTGGGCAATCGCGCATGCGGTTGGCCCGATCGAGTTGGCTGGCCTTCTCGTGATGGGGGCCAGGCCGTACCGCATCGGAAGCACAGATCCGCAGAATCACGGGCAGGTAAGCGCTAGAAATTCCTTTGCTGGACCTCTGGACATCATCGTGTACAGCGCTGTAATGTCTCGAACCGACACCGAAGTCGTCCTCCGGGAAGGATCGAGCACCGCTCATGGCATCGAGCACACCCCCCAACATCGTGGTCCTGATGACCGACCAGCAGCGCGTCGGCTGCACGGCGGCTGAGGGCGGTCCGGACACGATGCCTCGCCTCGATGCGCAGCTGGCCGGGGGAGTGCGATTCGACCGTGCCTACACCAGCTGCCCGGCCTGCGTGCCCGCGCGCACGAGCCTGCTGACCGGCCGGTTCCCCTCGGCCCATCGGGTGCGCCAGAACAGCACCGCCCAGCACGCCTACTACAGCACCGACCTGCTGGAGATGCTGCGCGCAGCCGGGTACTCGCTCCACTTCAGCGGCAAGCCGCACATGCATGCCGGGCCGGAGGACTTCGACACCTTCCACGGGCCGTTCCTGCACGACGGCGGCCCAGACGAGTCGGGAGAGCATGCGGGCTTCGACGCCTGGTTGCGCGAGCTGGACCACGCCGTGGCCACCGAGCCCTCCCCCTTCCCGGCGCGTTCACAGCTGCCCTCGCGCATCGTCGACGGCGCGATCGCCGCGATCGCCGCGATCGACTCCTCGAGACAGGATCCCTACTTCCTGTGGGTGTCCTTCCCGGAGCCGCACAATCCGTATCAGGTGCCCGAGCCCTACTTCTCGCTCTTCGACGAGGAGGACGTACCCGAACGCATGGTCGGGCCCGAAGCCCTGGACCGGATGGGGTGGCGGTTCCGGTGGCTGCACCGCCTCATCGAGGACAAGCGCCCGGGGTTCGATCAGCAGTGGCGCCGCTACCGAGCCAATTACCTGGGGATGCTGCGCCTGATCGACGATCAGATCGGCAGACTGCTGGATCATCTCGACACCCGCCCTGGCGGACTGGAGAACACCGTCTTCGTGTTCCTGACCGACCACGGTGATTTCGTCGGCGACTACGGCCTCCAGCGCAAGGGAGCCGGCGTGCCGGAAGCGTTGATGCGGATCCCGTTGTCGATCGCAGGGCCGTCCGTGCAGCCTCAGCAACGCGGCGAACTCGTCTCCATCGTGGACCTGCTGCCCACCCTCGCGGAGTGGATCGGAGCGCGGATCCCGGCGGGGGTACAGGGCCGCTCGCTGGCGCCGCTGCTGCGTGGGGAGGACGCTCCGCCGTCGGAGTTCGCCACGATCTACGGAGAGCACGGCTATGGCGGGGTCTCCTACGACGAGGACGAGCGTCCGCCGTTGCACTTCTCCTACGAGGGAGCCACGTTCGACGAGCTGAACAGCGTCACCCAGAGCGGGGAGATGCGCATGGTCGCCGACGAGCGTTACAAGCTGGTCGTGGACGACGCCGGCGAGGTTCAGCTCTACGACCTGCACAGGGACCCCGCCGAGACCCGTGATCTCAGCGGTGATCCCGACTACCGCCACGTACAGGACCGCCTGTACCACCAACTCGTGCAGTGGCTGCTGCGCGTGGCCGACGACCTGCCCGAAGGCAACTACCAGCCGAAGACCCGCCCCCACAACTGGCGCTGGGCCTGACTCAGCACCCCGACCAATGGAGGTCACCATGGCACACATCGATCGACGGACATTCCTCGGAGTCAGCGGAGCCGCGCTAGCCACCACGGCGCTCGCGGCATGCGGCTCCGGCGGTGACAGCGACGGCAGCTCGCTGCGGGTGGCCTGGTACGGCGGCCAACCTGCGCACGAAGGGGTCGAAGGGGCGCTCGACGCCTACTCATCCGATCATGGCGATATCAGCGTCAGCACCGAGAAGGCTGCCTTCGGCGATTTCTGGGACCGCCTTGCCACCCAGGTCGCCGGTGGTCAGGGTCCGGACGTCATGCGTATGTCCATGACGTACTTCGCTGAGTACGCCGACCGCGGAGCTCTGCTCGACCTCTCTGACTTCGTCCCTGACGTGATCGACACCTCCCCCCTCGACCCCGACGTCGCGACCTCTGGCCAGCTCGAGTCCGGCCTGTTCGGCATCGGCCAGTCCTCCATCACTCACGCCACCTTCCAGAACACGACGCTGGCCGAAGAGCACGGGTTGCAGATTCCGGACCAGTGGTCGTGGGAGGACTTCATCGAGTTCAGCACCGCATTCGCCGATGCTGCCGGACCTGGCAAGTACGGCACCACGGACGCGGGAGGGAACTTCCAGCAGTTCGAGGTGTGGGCGCGTCAGCACGGCACGGATCTCTTCGACGACCAAGGTCTGGCCGTCGGAGCGGACATCATCGAGGAATGGCTGGTGATGTGGGCTGAGCTGCGCGCCTCTGGGGCAGCGCCGCCCCCGGACGTCACGGCGGAAAGCAGCGGCTTCGAAACCTCTCCGCTCGCTCAGCTCAACGCGGCCATCACGTTCGGATGGGTCCAGCAGGTGGCCTTCTACCAGCCGGTGATCCCCGACCATCCGCTCCGGGTCGGGGCGGTCCCCGGGATGACAGCGGGTTCCCTGGAGGGGCAGTTCCTCAAGGCCCTCGACTTCTGGGCGGTTTCGGCCGAGTCCGCGAACGCCGACCGGGCCGCCGAGGTCGTCAACTTCCTGCTCAACGACGAGCGCGCCGTGACCTCGATCGGCCTGACTCTGGGGGTGCCGCCGTCGGAGTCCTCGCGCGAGCTCCTCGGGGTCGACCCGGACACCGCTGAAGGGCGTGCGATTGAGTACGTGAACGCGATCGCGGGTCAGACCGGCTCCTCTCCGCGGGCCTGGCCGACTGGGTACGGAGAGTTGCAGAGCACCGCCTTCCCGCGGATGAACGAGGATGTGGGCTTCGGCGACACGACGCCAGCCGAGGCGGCCGCCGCCTTTGTCGACGAGGCGGCGCGCGTGTTCGGATCATGACGGCGGAGCTTCCCTTTCGTAGCAGGCTCCGCGCGAGCCTGCCCGCCTACGCCTTCCTCTCGCCGTGGCTGGTCGGCTTGTTCGGGCTGACCCTTGGGCCGATGCTGCTCACGCTGTACTACTCGTTCACCGACTACAGCCTGCTCGCAGCCCCGGAGTGGCTTGGACTTGACAACTACACTCGGCTCGCCGGCGATCCGCGGTACCTGGACTCGCTCGTGGTCACCGGCACGTACGTGCTGTTCTCCGTGCCCTTCGAGTTGATTGCCGCGCTGACGGTGGCGATGGTTCTCAATCGGGGAATGCGTGGCCTGACGTTCTACCGCGCGATCTACTACGTCCCCAGCTTGCTCGGCGGCAGTGTGGCGATCGCGATCCTGTGGCGGCAGATTTTCGGCAGTGACGGACTGGTGAATCAGGTCCTGGCGATCTTCGGCTATGAGGGATCGGGCTGGATATCCTCACCCGATACGGCGCTGAGCACCCTGATCATCCTGCGCATCTGGCAGTTCGGTGCTCCGATGGTGATCTTCCTGGCCGGGCTCCGGCAGATCCCGGCCGAACTCCTCGAGGCCGCCGCGATTGACGGCGCTGGAAAGGTGCGGCGCTTTCTCGCGATCACGCTGCCGCTTCTCACTCCGATCGTCTTCTTCAACCTGGTGCTGCAGATCATCGGCGCGTTCCAGGCATTCACGCCGGCCTTCATCGTCTCGGGTGGGACCGGTGGCCCCAGCGACTCGACGCTCTTCTACACCCTCTATCTCTACCAGCGTGCCTTCGGCAGTTTCGAGATGGGCTACGCCGCCGCAATGGCCTGGGTGCTGCTCCTCATCATTGCCGCATTCACCGCGGCGAACTTCATGATGAGCCGCCGCTGGGTGTTCTACTCCGACGAGGGGAAACGATGACCGCCGTGAGCACGAGACGTTCCGGAGCCACCGCTCTCTCGCGCACTACCGGGCACATCGCCATCGCGCTAGTCGGGCTGCTGATGTTCTATCCGCTGCTGTGGATGCTCTCGAGTTCCTTCAAGCCGGTCTCGGAGATCTTCGGGCCAGGCTCCGGAGCGCTCATTCCTGGCAGCCCAAGCCTGGACAACTACAGCGAAGGGTGGACCGGCCCCGGGCTGCCGTTCACCCGTTACCTGATCAACTCACTCATCGTGTGCACGCTGACCGTTCTCGGTAATGTCCTCAGCTGTTCTCTGGCTGCGTTCGCGTTCGCGCGCATGCAGTTTCTCGGTCGGAAGGCGTTCTTCGCGGCCATGCTCGCCACCGTGATGCTGCCTCAGCACGTGACGTTGATCTCCCAGTACGCCATCTTCCGAGATCTGGGTTGGCTCGATACCTATCTACCGCTCGTGGTCCCCAAGTTCCTCGCCACCGAGGCGTTCTTCGTCTTCCTCATGGTGCAGTTCATCCGAGGAATACCCCGAGAGCTGGACGAGGCGGCGCGCATCGACGGTTGCTCATGGTGGGGCATCTACCGCAAGATCGTCCTTCCACTGCTCAGTCCTGCACTGGTCACGACTGCAATCTTCTCCTTCATCTGGGCCTACAACGACTTCCTCGCCCCGCTGATCTACATCTCATCTCCGGAGAAGCTCACTGTCCCGCTGGCATTGCGCACGTTCCTCGACTCGTCGGGGCAGTCGGCGTGGGGCCAGCTGTTCGCCATGAGCATCGTGACCCTGATCCCCGTCGTGGCAGCATTCGTCATCTTCCAGCGTCGCATCGTCGAAGGAGTCTCGACCACCGGCCTCAAGTAACGTGACGCCTATGACCGCGGACCCGAAGGCGCCCAGGCCCCGGTTGACGGACGTCGCCGAGATCGCTGGCGTGTCCATGAAGACGGTCTCGAACGTCATCAATGGCTACGTCCACGTCACCGAGGCCACGCGGCAGCGTGTG includes these proteins:
- a CDS encoding rhomboid family intramembrane serine protease, with the protein product MTIIGICVALFLASYVLPIMPFFRLDTTQVADEPWRMITSAFLHNGWLHLLLNMYALWIVGPFLENMLGRWRYVALYLVSALGGSVAVLLLTSGAYAVAGASGAVFGFFGAIAVVLRRTGRDARQILIVIAINVVFGFVVAGISWQAHLGGLVVGTALGALFAYLPKERRSVGAVLGVAGMTVLLLGASAALLV
- a CDS encoding carbohydrate ABC transporter permease, translated to MTAVSTRRSGATALSRTTGHIAIALVGLLMFYPLLWMLSSSFKPVSEIFGPGSGALIPGSPSLDNYSEGWTGPGLPFTRYLINSLIVCTLTVLGNVLSCSLAAFAFARMQFLGRKAFFAAMLATVMLPQHVTLISQYAIFRDLGWLDTYLPLVVPKFLATEAFFVFLMVQFIRGIPRELDEAARIDGCSWWGIYRKIVLPLLSPALVTTAIFSFIWAYNDFLAPLIYISSPEKLTVPLALRTFLDSSGQSAWGQLFAMSIVTLIPVVAAFVIFQRRIVEGVSTTGLK
- a CDS encoding bifunctional aldolase/short-chain dehydrogenase, giving the protein MTIHDAALDACVRVSRTLGSDPSLVLHGGGNTSVKSTRTDVTGESVEVVLTKGSGYDLASIVPEGFTPLRKDRVLALAELAELDDVSLVNELKQASMDASAPSASIEAILHALIPHRFVLHTHADAIVTLTNQTDGERLTAETFGEDVWVLPYVKPGFALARQVAVALADVDVRALRGIVLRNHGLFTFADDADEALATHLELVRTAAAALPQIPDGVPSPDVDPLALAGLRKEISEAAGAPMVLQRRTGTAVDALLGRADLGEITQRGPLTPEHVIHTKRVPMMGTDVAAYVAGYQAYVDEHRGLVGGELTPIDPAPRVILDETLGFLTAGRTVKAANVAADIYEHTAAGILRAEAMTGFRTLLPAEAFDIEYWVLEQRKLRAKGDPPPFAGEVALVTGAASGIGRACAQALREAGAAVIALDRDAAVTEANAPDWYGIVCDVSDADAVRAAVAEGVGHFGGLDILVPAAGVFAASHPIDGFPAGPWATSLDVNVTGLLTLLGAAHPYLALAPRQGRVVLVGSKNVPAPGQGAAAYSASKAAATQLARVAALEWAPDGIRVNTVNPDAVFDTALWSPELLEQRAAKYGMSVADYKRRNLLRAEITSADVGDLVAAMCGPLFAATTGAQVPIDGGSDRIV
- a CDS encoding carbohydrate ABC transporter permease; this translates as MTAELPFRSRLRASLPAYAFLSPWLVGLFGLTLGPMLLTLYYSFTDYSLLAAPEWLGLDNYTRLAGDPRYLDSLVVTGTYVLFSVPFELIAALTVAMVLNRGMRGLTFYRAIYYVPSLLGGSVAIAILWRQIFGSDGLVNQVLAIFGYEGSGWISSPDTALSTLIILRIWQFGAPMVIFLAGLRQIPAELLEAAAIDGAGKVRRFLAITLPLLTPIVFFNLVLQIIGAFQAFTPAFIVSGGTGGPSDSTLFYTLYLYQRAFGSFEMGYAAAMAWVLLLIIAAFTAANFMMSRRWVFYSDEGKR
- a CDS encoding sulfatase-like hydrolase/transferase, whose protein sequence is MASSTPPNIVVLMTDQQRVGCTAAEGGPDTMPRLDAQLAGGVRFDRAYTSCPACVPARTSLLTGRFPSAHRVRQNSTAQHAYYSTDLLEMLRAAGYSLHFSGKPHMHAGPEDFDTFHGPFLHDGGPDESGEHAGFDAWLRELDHAVATEPSPFPARSQLPSRIVDGAIAAIAAIDSSRQDPYFLWVSFPEPHNPYQVPEPYFSLFDEEDVPERMVGPEALDRMGWRFRWLHRLIEDKRPGFDQQWRRYRANYLGMLRLIDDQIGRLLDHLDTRPGGLENTVFVFLTDHGDFVGDYGLQRKGAGVPEALMRIPLSIAGPSVQPQQRGELVSIVDLLPTLAEWIGARIPAGVQGRSLAPLLRGEDAPPSEFATIYGEHGYGGVSYDEDERPPLHFSYEGATFDELNSVTQSGEMRMVADERYKLVVDDAGEVQLYDLHRDPAETRDLSGDPDYRHVQDRLYHQLVQWLLRVADDLPEGNYQPKTRPHNWRWA
- a CDS encoding substrate-binding domain-containing protein; this encodes MRHHTKTMMIAATLGGGLLLAGCGAGDPDAGDDSLQIGVSVYDMSSFITQGQEGMEAYAEANDIELLWNSAGLDVSTQADQLDQYINAGVDAIVVVPVQADSLGPQLVAASDAGIPVIPVNAALDDTTNVTASVLPDDVAAGESEAQMMVDELGGEGNVVILQGPLGQSAELDRTEGIENVLAENPGIEVLAMDTANWTRDEAVNLMANWISAFGEDIDGVIAENDDMGLGALQALNEAGMSVPIVGIDGIEDGLAAVAAGDFIGTHLQHGRVELGAGLAVAERAANGEDVEELYTYVMPTVTPDNVEDVQANVVTDVEAFLDRLPELIEANLASGDLSNEE
- a CDS encoding peptidylprolyl isomerase: MDAILHTSAGDITVELFPFHAPKTVKNFTELATGARSWTHPETGAESNDPLYDGTIFHRVIPNFMIQGGDPLGTGTGGPGYRFDDEIHPELHFQEPHVLAMANAGIQMGRGTNGSQFFITTAATPWLQGKHTIFGKVKDQASAAVVDQIGSVSTDPRNDRPVEDIVITSIEIIE
- a CDS encoding ABC transporter substrate-binding protein, whose amino-acid sequence is MAHIDRRTFLGVSGAALATTALAACGSGGDSDGSSLRVAWYGGQPAHEGVEGALDAYSSDHGDISVSTEKAAFGDFWDRLATQVAGGQGPDVMRMSMTYFAEYADRGALLDLSDFVPDVIDTSPLDPDVATSGQLESGLFGIGQSSITHATFQNTTLAEEHGLQIPDQWSWEDFIEFSTAFADAAGPGKYGTTDAGGNFQQFEVWARQHGTDLFDDQGLAVGADIIEEWLVMWAELRASGAAPPPDVTAESSGFETSPLAQLNAAITFGWVQQVAFYQPVIPDHPLRVGAVPGMTAGSLEGQFLKALDFWAVSAESANADRAAEVVNFLLNDERAVTSIGLTLGVPPSESSRELLGVDPDTAEGRAIEYVNAIAGQTGSSPRAWPTGYGELQSTAFPRMNEDVGFGDTTPAEAAAAFVDEAARVFGS